In Lacrimispora indolis DSM 755, a genomic segment contains:
- a CDS encoding type II secretion system F family protein: MKTKAKKPYSSRELSAFCLQISILLHAAIPLDEGLSVMAEDAVWEEEKKLLIQMAEEAELGIPFSKVLENTGVYPFYVIHMAKLGEETGTLDQIMESLAGYYEKEHTLMKNIRNTLTYPVIMIFMLLVVLLVLFTKVMPIFEDVYQQLGAEMSPVSLAATRLGGAFCAAALALSVLLALTAALLWLLSRKGKRFLITERLIQWLKRRSRMALAIANRRFTAVLALTLHSGLDLEKGMELAGQLVENRAVEEKISGCGRELEAGTDYYTAMKNTGLFKGFYAQMIKVGTRSGRLDQVMEEISRSYEEEADAAMEHMVSRFEPTVVAVLAVAVGMVLLSVMLPLVSVLSAIG, translated from the coding sequence ATGAAAACGAAAGCGAAAAAGCCGTATTCCTCAAGGGAACTTTCCGCTTTCTGCCTTCAAATATCCATTCTTCTCCATGCTGCAATCCCTCTTGACGAGGGATTGTCTGTTATGGCGGAGGATGCGGTATGGGAGGAAGAGAAAAAGCTTCTTATACAGATGGCGGAGGAGGCGGAGCTGGGCATTCCTTTCTCGAAAGTGCTGGAAAATACAGGCGTTTATCCTTTCTATGTGATCCATATGGCAAAGCTGGGGGAGGAAACCGGGACCCTGGACCAGATCATGGAATCCCTGGCAGGATATTATGAAAAAGAACATACTCTTATGAAGAATATCAGGAATACCCTTACCTACCCGGTCATCATGATCTTTATGCTTTTGGTAGTCCTTCTTGTTTTATTCACCAAGGTTATGCCTATATTTGAAGATGTATACCAGCAGCTGGGGGCAGAGATGTCGCCGGTTTCTCTTGCTGCAACAAGACTTGGAGGTGCATTCTGCGCGGCTGCCCTGGCTCTTTCGGTCCTTCTGGCTCTTACGGCCGCCCTTTTGTGGCTCCTTAGCAGAAAAGGGAAAAGGTTCCTGATAACGGAACGGCTGATCCAGTGGCTGAAAAGAAGGAGCCGTATGGCCCTGGCAATAGCCAACCGGCGCTTTACTGCGGTTCTGGCCCTGACACTTCACAGCGGGCTTGATTTAGAAAAGGGCATGGAACTGGCAGGACAGCTGGTGGAGAATCGGGCCGTGGAAGAAAAGATCAGTGGCTGTGGCCGGGAGCTTGAGGCAGGAACCGACTATTATACCGCCATGAAAAATACAGGGCTGTTTAAGGGCTTTTATGCACAGATGATAAAGGTAGGAACCAGAAGCGGCCGCCTGGATCAGGTTATGGAGGAAATCTCCAGAAGCTATGAGGAAGAGGCGGATGCTGCCATGGAACACATGGTCAGCCGGTTCGAGCCCACGGTGGTGGCAGTGCTGGCCGTTGCAGTGGGGATGGTGCTTTTGTCTGTCATGCTTCCACTTGTCAGCGTTTTATCGGCGATCGGATAG
- a CDS encoding diacylglycerol/lipid kinase family protein: MYYFIVNPNSRCGRGRNIWKKIERMLKACHAEYQAFLTEKPGDARRFAKELTEGCRESSVIIGVGGDGTVNEILDGLSFCGSITLGYIPAGSGNDLARSLKLPKNPVRCLKKILHPKYYKLMDYGVLSYGDGEISHRRFMVSAGIGMDAAVCHSILYSKSKGWFHKLCLGKFAYLLVGVRQLILAKPSKGYILLNGVQKVEFSNAYFISVHIHPYEGGGFKFAPDANFEDGLLSVCVMSNRKKGKLVPILLRSLMGRKSLNRGIRYYSCEEVMIHMDRPMAVHVDGESCFCQNDVQLRCISKKLRMIV; encoded by the coding sequence ATGTACTATTTTATTGTAAACCCGAACTCACGCTGCGGGCGGGGAAGAAACATTTGGAAAAAAATAGAAAGAATGTTAAAAGCCTGCCATGCGGAGTATCAGGCCTTTCTTACGGAGAAGCCGGGAGATGCCAGAAGATTTGCCAAAGAGCTGACAGAAGGCTGCAGGGAATCAAGTGTTATCATAGGAGTAGGCGGAGACGGAACTGTAAATGAAATCCTGGATGGGCTTTCCTTTTGCGGTTCTATTACTCTTGGGTATATTCCTGCCGGATCCGGTAATGATCTGGCAAGAAGCTTAAAGCTCCCTAAGAACCCGGTCCGCTGCTTGAAGAAAATACTGCATCCGAAATATTACAAACTTATGGATTACGGAGTTTTGTCCTACGGGGATGGAGAAATATCCCACCGCCGTTTTATGGTCAGCGCCGGGATCGGAATGGATGCGGCCGTTTGCCACAGCATCCTTTACTCTAAGTCAAAGGGATGGTTCCATAAGCTTTGTCTCGGGAAGTTTGCCTATCTCCTGGTGGGAGTCAGGCAGCTTATTCTGGCCAAGCCCTCAAAGGGATATATTCTCCTGAACGGGGTTCAGAAGGTTGAGTTCAGCAACGCTTATTTTATATCCGTCCACATTCACCCTTATGAGGGTGGCGGGTTTAAGTTTGCCCCGGATGCGAATTTTGAGGACGGGCTGCTGTCTGTCTGCGTTATGAGCAACAGGAAAAAAGGAAAGCTGGTTCCTATTCTTCTTCGTTCACTTATGGGAAGGAAATCTTTAAATAGGGGCATCAGGTATTATTCCTGTGAGGAAGTTATGATCCATATGGACCGTCCCATGGCAGTTCACGTAGATGGAGAAAGCTGCTTTTGCCAAAACGACGTGCAGCTTCGGTGCATCAGCAAAAAGCTGCGTATGATTGTATAG
- a CDS encoding Mini-ribonuclease 3, with protein sequence MEENITSLSGFSDFFKDTLKLKEVDIKSYSPLALAYIGDAVYELIVRTKVMNHGSTQVHNMHKKSARLVNAGAQAEIIRRLLEDEDLTPEEVTAYKRGRNAKAVTTAKHATVADYRTATGFEALCGYLYLNGDLDRLVTLVGKGLERIGELE encoded by the coding sequence ATGGAAGAGAATATAACATCACTGTCAGGGTTTTCTGATTTTTTTAAGGATACGCTGAAGCTGAAGGAAGTGGATATAAAATCCTATTCTCCATTGGCACTGGCTTATATCGGGGATGCGGTATATGAATTGATCGTGCGGACAAAGGTTATGAACCATGGAAGCACCCAGGTGCATAATATGCATAAGAAGAGTGCCAGGCTGGTGAATGCAGGAGCCCAGGCAGAGATCATCCGCCGGCTTCTTGAAGACGAGGATTTAACTCCGGAAGAGGTGACAGCATACAAGCGGGGGCGCAATGCCAAGGCGGTGACGACTGCAAAGCATGCAACCGTTGCCGATTACAGGACTGCCACCGGATTTGAAGCCTTGTGCGGCTATCTGTATTTAAACGGCGATTTAGACCGGCTGGTCACCCTGGTGGGAAAGGGACTTGAACGAATAGGAGAACTGGAATGA
- the cysS gene encoding cysteine--tRNA ligase translates to MKIYNTLSRQKEEFVSLEPGKVKMYVCGPTVYNLIHIGNARPIIVFDTVRRYFEYKGYEVNFVSNFTDIDDKIIKKAIEEGVDADTISKRYIAECKKDMESLNIKPATRNPLATEEICGMLDMIEKLIASGHAYEAKDGTVYFRTKTFEEYGKLSHKNLEDLQSGFREIKVTGEDGKEDPSDFVLWKPKKEGEPYWESPWCEGRPGWHIECSVMSKKYLGDQIDIHAGGEDLIFPHHENEIAQSEAANGKEFAKYWMHNGFLNIDNKKMSKSLGNFFTVRDISEKYDLQVLRFFMLSAHYRSPINFSADLMEASKNGLDRILTAVDKLKGLEASAKTEKLLEGEDKKAAQELVSKYETAMDDDFNTADAISAIFELVKLSNSTTNEDSSKEYVVYLKKTIERLCDVLGIITEKKEEILDDEIEAMIADRQQARKDKNFALADEIRGKLLEKGIVLEDTREGVKWKRI, encoded by the coding sequence ATGAAAATTTATAATACATTATCCAGACAGAAGGAAGAATTCGTTTCTTTAGAGCCCGGAAAGGTTAAGATGTATGTTTGCGGACCAACGGTTTACAATCTCATACACATTGGAAACGCAAGGCCCATCATCGTATTTGATACGGTCCGGAGATATTTTGAATATAAGGGATATGAGGTAAACTTTGTATCAAACTTTACCGATATAGATGATAAGATCATAAAAAAAGCCATTGAAGAGGGGGTGGATGCTGACACCATTTCCAAGCGTTATATTGCGGAATGCAAAAAGGATATGGAAAGTCTGAATATCAAACCGGCCACCAGAAATCCCCTGGCAACTGAAGAAATCTGCGGTATGCTGGATATGATCGAAAAACTCATTGCATCCGGCCATGCATATGAAGCAAAGGATGGAACAGTCTATTTCCGCACCAAAACCTTTGAGGAGTATGGAAAGCTGTCTCATAAGAATCTGGAAGATTTACAGTCCGGCTTCCGGGAAATTAAAGTGACCGGAGAAGACGGAAAAGAGGATCCATCTGATTTCGTCCTTTGGAAGCCTAAAAAAGAAGGAGAGCCTTACTGGGAGTCTCCATGGTGTGAAGGGCGTCCGGGATGGCATATTGAATGCTCCGTAATGTCCAAGAAATATCTTGGGGATCAAATCGATATTCATGCAGGCGGAGAAGATTTAATCTTCCCCCATCATGAGAACGAGATCGCCCAGAGTGAGGCGGCCAATGGAAAGGAATTTGCGAAATACTGGATGCACAATGGCTTCCTGAACATTGATAATAAAAAGATGTCCAAATCTTTGGGTAATTTTTTCACTGTACGGGATATCAGCGAAAAGTATGATTTACAGGTTCTTCGCTTCTTTATGCTCAGCGCACATTACAGAAGCCCCATTAATTTCAGCGCCGATTTAATGGAAGCATCAAAGAACGGGCTGGATAGAATCCTGACTGCTGTGGATAAATTAAAAGGACTGGAGGCCTCTGCAAAAACAGAAAAGCTTCTTGAAGGTGAGGATAAAAAGGCCGCACAGGAGCTGGTTTCCAAATATGAGACAGCAATGGATGATGATTTCAACACAGCAGATGCTATTTCCGCCATTTTTGAGCTGGTAAAATTAAGCAATTCCACCACAAACGAAGACAGTTCCAAAGAATATGTGGTCTACTTAAAGAAAACCATTGAACGGCTGTGCGATGTTCTTGGAATTATTACGGAAAAAAAAGAAGAGATCCTGGATGATGAGATCGAAGCAATGATCGCAGACAGGCAGCAGGCCAGAAAAGACAAGAACTTTGCCCTTGCTGATGAGATCCGCGGAAAGCTTTTAGAAAAGGGGATCGTTTTGGAGGACACCAGGGAAGGTGTAAAATGGAAGAGAATATAA
- the ispF gene encoding 2-C-methyl-D-erythritol 2,4-cyclodiphosphate synthase, whose product MRIGQGYDVHKLAEGRDLILGGVKIPYEKGLLGHSDADVLVHAVMDALLGAAALGDIGEHFPDTDPQYKGVSSIELLKRVGELLEEQGYVIENIDATVIAQKPKLLTYRPEMVKNIGEALKLPDGKVNVKATTEEGLGFTGKGEGITSQAIVLLTSMEDYCYDDKIMAEGCGGCCRGCGK is encoded by the coding sequence ATGAGGATTGGACAGGGATATGATGTGCATAAATTGGCGGAAGGAAGGGATTTGATTCTGGGCGGCGTGAAGATTCCCTATGAAAAGGGACTTTTGGGCCATTCTGACGCAGATGTGCTGGTCCATGCAGTCATGGATGCCCTTTTAGGTGCGGCAGCTCTGGGAGACATCGGAGAGCATTTCCCGGATACGGATCCCCAATATAAAGGAGTATCCAGCATTGAACTTTTAAAGCGTGTAGGCGAACTTTTGGAAGAGCAGGGATATGTGATTGAAAATATCGATGCCACTGTCATTGCACAAAAGCCAAAGCTTTTGACATACCGGCCTGAGATGGTAAAAAACATTGGCGAGGCCTTAAAGCTTCCTGATGGAAAGGTCAATGTAAAGGCTACTACAGAGGAAGGGCTTGGCTTTACCGGAAAAGGAGAGGGCATAACCTCCCAGGCCATCGTCCTGCTGACCTCCATGGAAGATTACTGTTATGACGACAAGATCATGGCAGAGGGCTGCGGAGGCTGCTGCAGAGGCTGCGGGAAATAA
- a CDS encoding GntR family transcriptional regulator — protein MMQGQSIKNQVYEGIMKDILDGVYQANDIINERTIIEKYGVSKTPVREALVQLCSEEVLNNIPRFGYQLTAILPSQIMEIIEYRKVIELGALELCFFRLTKEQIDELKRQNEEAVRITETRDSKIHWEANNLFHRTLCSYCGNSYIQKSLADAMNICTRISNQYFTKLWNESKVSDGSNHVHLVEAIESGDLERAKAILIDDVESFKNEIL, from the coding sequence ATGATGCAGGGCCAATCTATAAAAAACCAGGTGTATGAGGGTATCATGAAAGATATTCTGGATGGCGTCTACCAGGCAAATGATATTATTAATGAAAGAACGATCATAGAAAAATACGGGGTCAGCAAGACTCCTGTGAGAGAAGCCCTGGTACAGCTGTGCAGTGAAGAGGTGCTTAATAACATTCCTAGGTTCGGCTACCAGCTGACTGCCATACTTCCAAGTCAGATTATGGAGATTATAGAATACAGGAAAGTGATTGAACTGGGCGCTCTGGAGTTGTGTTTTTTCCGCCTTACCAAAGAACAGATTGACGAATTGAAGCGTCAAAATGAAGAGGCGGTACGGATTACCGAAACCAGGGATTCAAAGATCCACTGGGAAGCCAATAATCTTTTCCACAGAACCTTGTGCAGCTACTGCGGAAACAGCTATATACAGAAATCCCTGGCAGATGCCATGAATATCTGTACCAGGATATCCAATCAGTATTTTACAAAGCTATGGAATGAAAGCAAGGTCTCCGACGGAAGCAACCACGTCCATCTGGTAGAGGCCATTGAGTCCGGTGATTTGGAGCGGGCAAAGGCAATTTTGATTGATGATGTGGAATCGTTTAAGAATGAGATATTATAA
- a CDS encoding DUF4860 domain-containing protein — protein sequence MNGKENQRGQMANTLFTILLFLVFVLCALFSVLIGGKVYENINARAEDNYQKGVALSYIANKVRQGDEAGRVSLTEMAGVPVLKLEQKIEDSVYVTHIYYLDGRLWELFTDAESGLGVGDGIEILECSPVSMEMDGRLLHIITEGEGGGSLWLSLRSGGAEDE from the coding sequence TTGAACGGAAAAGAAAACCAGAGAGGCCAGATGGCAAATACTCTCTTTACCATATTGCTGTTTCTTGTATTTGTGCTCTGCGCTTTATTTTCGGTGCTCATCGGAGGCAAAGTCTATGAGAATATCAATGCCAGGGCAGAGGATAACTATCAAAAAGGCGTTGCCTTAAGCTACATAGCCAATAAGGTAAGGCAGGGGGATGAGGCCGGCCGGGTTTCTCTCACAGAGATGGCTGGGGTCCCTGTCCTTAAGCTGGAACAGAAGATTGAGGATTCGGTTTATGTGACCCATATTTATTACCTGGATGGCAGGCTGTGGGAATTGTTTACAGACGCAGAAAGCGGCCTGGGAGTGGGGGATGGAATTGAAATTCTGGAATGCAGTCCGGTTTCCATGGAAATGGATGGCAGACTCCTTCATATAATAACGGAAGGTGAGGGCGGAGGCAGCCTTTGGCTTTCCTTAAGAAGCGGAGGGGCGGAAGATGAATAG
- a CDS encoding transglutaminase-like domain-containing protein, protein MKKNGTFMAAVCAGILFSFSGFVSGSNIAAADSTDESIEWKTVVTIEDDAVPLYSKPAGSNVRIPQAPGTVTYGNGSVLIDASNTSHGYVMVQYSGNSSKIKVQVIKGGGETYSYDLNARSSYEVFPLTEGNGKYTVRVLEQVQGTQYAIKSSSDINVTLADQFDPFLYPNQYVNFSAGSAVVKMGEELAASATDDIGVVTNVYNFVIKNFTYDTALASSVQSGYLPNVDQVLAQKKGICFDYAAVMTAMLRSQDIPTKLVVGYTGSLYHAWVNVYIDGQGWVDNIIYFDGYDWKLMDPTFASSGNSDPAIQQYITNSSNYKAKYTY, encoded by the coding sequence ATGAAAAAGAATGGTACGTTTATGGCGGCTGTTTGCGCCGGAATACTGTTTTCTTTCAGCGGCTTTGTGTCAGGCAGTAATATTGCTGCAGCGGACAGTACAGATGAAAGCATTGAGTGGAAGACTGTGGTGACCATTGAGGACGATGCGGTTCCTCTTTATTCAAAACCGGCCGGGAGCAATGTGAGAATCCCTCAGGCTCCGGGAACGGTCACCTATGGGAACGGCTCTGTGCTCATCGATGCTTCCAATACAAGCCATGGCTATGTGATGGTCCAGTACAGCGGAAATTCCTCCAAGATAAAGGTTCAGGTGATAAAAGGCGGAGGAGAGACGTATTCCTATGATTTAAATGCCAGATCCTCCTATGAGGTCTTCCCTCTGACGGAAGGAAACGGAAAATACACGGTCCGGGTTCTGGAGCAGGTACAGGGGACCCAATATGCCATAAAATCCAGCAGCGATATCAATGTGACCCTTGCAGATCAGTTTGATCCATTTCTTTACCCTAATCAGTATGTGAATTTTTCCGCGGGAAGTGCGGTGGTGAAAATGGGAGAGGAGCTGGCGGCTTCTGCAACCGATGACATTGGGGTTGTGACCAACGTTTATAATTTTGTAATCAAGAATTTCACTTACGATACGGCGCTGGCAAGCTCCGTTCAGTCCGGCTATCTGCCCAATGTGGATCAGGTGCTGGCTCAGAAAAAGGGGATCTGCTTTGACTATGCGGCAGTTATGACAGCAATGCTTCGTTCCCAGGATATCCCCACAAAGCTGGTGGTGGGCTATACGGGCAGCCTTTACCATGCGTGGGTCAATGTTTATATTGACGGCCAGGGCTGGGTAGACAATATCATCTATTTTGACGGATATGACTGGAAGCTTATGGACCCGACATTTGCATCTTCCGGAAACAGTGACCCGGCCATACAGCAATATATCACAAACAGCTCCAATTATAAGGCAAAATATACGTACTAA
- the rlmB gene encoding 23S rRNA (guanosine(2251)-2'-O)-methyltransferase RlmB, with the protein MIEEFTIEGRNAVLEAFRSGKTIDKLYVQKGVQDGPIQSIIREAKKKDTIINFVERERLDQMSEEGHHQGVIAHAAAYEYAEVEDLLKAAEEKGEPPFLFLLDGIEDPHNLGAIIRTANLAGAHGVIIPKRRAVGLTATVAKTSAGALNYTPVAKVTNLTATMEELKKKGMWFVCADMGGEMMYRLDLKGPIGLVIGGEGSGVGKLVRETCDMVASIPMKGDIDSLNASVAAGVLAYEIVRQRLGQ; encoded by the coding sequence ATGATAGAGGAATTTACGATAGAGGGAAGAAATGCGGTTTTGGAAGCATTCCGTTCCGGAAAGACGATTGATAAGCTGTACGTGCAAAAGGGAGTTCAGGATGGCCCGATCCAGTCCATTATCCGGGAAGCAAAAAAGAAGGATACCATCATTAATTTCGTGGAAAGGGAGCGCCTGGACCAGATGTCCGAGGAAGGACATCATCAGGGGGTCATTGCCCATGCGGCAGCCTATGAATACGCGGAAGTGGAAGATTTATTAAAGGCGGCAGAGGAAAAAGGGGAGCCCCCCTTCCTCTTCCTGTTAGACGGGATCGAGGATCCACATAATCTGGGGGCGATCATCCGTACAGCCAATTTAGCCGGGGCACATGGGGTCATTATTCCAAAACGCCGGGCAGTGGGACTTACGGCAACGGTTGCAAAGACCTCAGCAGGGGCGCTTAATTATACGCCGGTGGCCAAGGTCACCAACTTAACGGCTACCATGGAAGAATTGAAGAAAAAAGGAATGTGGTTTGTCTGTGCCGATATGGGCGGGGAAATGATGTACCGCCTTGATTTAAAGGGGCCAATCGGCCTTGTAATCGGCGGTGAGGGCAGCGGTGTGGGAAAACTGGTCAGGGAAACATGTGACATGGTCGCTTCCATACCTATGAAGGGGGATATCGATTCTTTGAATGCTTCTGTAGCAGCAGGTGTGCTGGCGTATGAGATTGTTAGACAACGTTTGGGACAATAG
- a CDS encoding carbohydrate ABC transporter permease has translation MGYTSKKNLASFGVHGALIIISLVCILPILWMCLISIKPTSESISGFQSIWIAEPTLSNFNKLFSMIPVAANFFNSVFTTVMGTVTSLFFCALAGFAFAKYKFPGRNFLFYFVIATMLVPPEVGAVPLFIIMKKLNLINSLWSLVIPRIATAVGIFYMHQYISDVPDELIEAAKIDGCKDFEIFRRIILPVIKPALASWASVTLIARWNDFFWPLLYLRKQAKYTLMVTISLLPVSEGLSTPWSVILSGTTLVIIPIIVLYLILQTFQKSGMMAGAVKG, from the coding sequence ATGGGATATACGAGTAAGAAAAATCTGGCATCCTTTGGGGTTCATGGAGCATTGATAATCATTTCCCTGGTCTGCATTCTTCCTATTTTATGGATGTGCCTGATTTCCATTAAGCCAACTTCAGAAAGCATCAGCGGGTTCCAGTCCATTTGGATTGCTGAACCTACTTTGAGTAATTTTAACAAGCTGTTTTCCATGATACCTGTGGCAGCCAATTTCTTTAACAGCGTATTTACCACTGTTATGGGGACTGTGACTTCCTTATTTTTCTGTGCTCTGGCAGGATTTGCATTTGCAAAATACAAGTTTCCGGGGAGAAATTTTCTGTTTTATTTTGTTATTGCAACCATGCTGGTGCCTCCGGAGGTAGGAGCAGTTCCGCTGTTTATCATCATGAAGAAACTGAATCTGATTAACAGCCTGTGGTCTCTGGTAATCCCCCGTATCGCCACGGCTGTAGGTATTTTCTATATGCACCAGTATATCAGCGATGTTCCTGACGAACTGATCGAGGCGGCTAAAATAGACGGATGCAAGGATTTTGAAATTTTCCGGAGAATTATTCTGCCGGTCATTAAACCGGCACTGGCTTCCTGGGCTTCTGTAACCTTGATTGCCAGATGGAATGACTTTTTCTGGCCTCTGCTGTACTTGAGAAAACAGGCGAAATATACTCTGATGGTAACCATTTCACTGCTTCCTGTCAGCGAGGGCCTTTCAACGCCCTGGTCGGTAATTCTTTCAGGCACAACACTTGTAATTATTCCAATAATTGTGTTATATTTAATATTGCAGACATTTCAGAAGTCTGGAATGATGGCGGGGGCTGTAAAAGGCTAA